The window AGGTGAAGCCGCAGGAGCGGCCCCATCCGGTTCCCTGGGTCCCTGTCCCTGTCACAACCCCTACCACCCACCAGGTGATATCCAGGGGCCAGAGCGGGCGCCAGGCCCGGCGCCTGCTTCAGAGGGGGCGGAGGGAGACCCAGTCCGGGTCACCCCAGACCCTGTACTGCCCATCCCTGGGAGCTGGGGGCCTGGCTCCCTGAGAGCCGAGGCCCACTGACGGCCTGGGAGGCCCCGTCTGGGGGCCCACGAGGGGCGGGCCTGGGGAGAGGAGGATGGAGGCCCGGGCCTGAGGGCCACTCCGGACCAGCTGGGGGGCCACAGCCGGGCCCCCTCCCCAACCCTGAGGGCTCCCCACCGGTCCTGGCTGGCCCATCTGGCCCCACAACAGAGCGAGGGAGGCCTAGTCCGGGTCCCCTCTCACTGGCCACAACCTGGCCTGGGGAGAAGGAGGCGCCCACCGCCAGGACCCCATCCAGAAGGCCCCCACACCAGCATGCCGGGGCCCCTGCCCCTGCTGAGAGGAGCCGGGTCTGACGCTGCCGCCCACTCCCACCCGGGCTCCCCCATCTAGCAGACACCCGGGTCCGTCCGTCTGCCCGCCGACGTCGGGGGTGTCTGGGGATTTGCCAGAGCAGAGAGCGAGGGAGCTGTGTGAAGGGGCCCCGAGTGTCGGCCGGCAGGAGGAGGGCAGATGGGGGAGGGGAACGGGAGGCTCCCCAAGATCACCCCAGGAATCCTTCCTTCCCGCCGGGCAGCCTGGGAGGCCCCTGGGCCGCACTCTGCTGAACCCTCCCTGGGGTGCCCACAGCCTCGGGGTTCTGGCCCCGCTGAGCGGCTTCTCTGGGGGGGCGGGGAGGCACGTGGGGgaacacaaagacacacacaaacGGCACGCAAACacaccggggggggggggccaaaGAATGGGGGTCCTGGGCAGGGGGGGCCCAAGGGAAGGGTCCTCACACCAGGAGCAAAAGccccccctctcctccccaggGCCCGGACCAAGGTGAGCCAGCTTCCGAGAGAGCCCCTTGACCTCCTGAGATCTCAGGGCTCCCCCTCCTCCCAGGGGCCGGGCCAAGGAGGATGGTCAGTGCCCCGGGAAGGGGTGGGGCTTTGACCCTTCCAGCCCTGTGGCTGATCCCTTGGGGCTCCTCCCTTCCCTGGTGTTTGGGGGGCCCTGAGGAGCTGCCAAGGTGGAGGCAGGCTGGGGAAAAGCCGCCCAGGGCCGAGGGCAGCCGTGGGGAGAGGGGGCAGCTGGGCTGGGGCTGCCCCTTGTGATGAGACCTGCTGAACAGGAGGGGGCGCTGCTGACCCCCCAAACCTCTCCCTCTGAGCCGGCTGAGCACCAGGCCCAGCCCCCGTCCCAGAGTCCACCACAAAGAGGGCAGGAGGAGCCGGGGGCAGAGCCCCTTCTGGGAAACCAGGGAGCTAGGGGGTGGGAAACAGCTCCCAGACGAATGGGGAAAGCCCCCGGCCCCTCGCATGCACGCAGGGTTGGGGGGAGAGGAAGCAGCCACCTGGGCCCCAGAGCCCGGGACAGGGAGGGCAAGACAAACTTAAAGGGGAGGCAGGCCCTCTGCCCAAGCCCCTCTCCCCTGGCCACGTGGGCACCCAGCAGATGCGTGGGTTGGGCAAAGTGCCCCGCCCCGGTGCCTTTCCCAGCTCCTGGGAAGTCGGGGTCACTTCCAGGCCCCAGGGCCACCACCGAACCTTCCCGTGACATTCCCTAAATGGGCCCGAGCCAAGGGTCACACGgctccacccaccccctccctggCCCTGTGGGGTCGAGCCGTCCTTAACCCtctagaggagggggaggggttTGGGGCTGCGAGGCCCCGGCCCAACGGCCCCCCGGGAGCCTTCTCGGGCGTCCTTCTCCCCAGGGTCCGCCGGGTGCGGTGCCGGGGAGGGCGGCCCCCCTTTAAGATGTCTGCTGGGAGCCAGAGGCCACACAGACTCCGTTAGCGGGCGGCAGAGGGGAGGAGCCGGGACAGGGGACTTAGTGACAGAGACAGGACAGGGCACAGACACACACAGCGGGCTCAACGCCTACCTTCTGGCAAACCTGAAAGAcagatttctaaaaaaaaaaacaaaacaaaacaaaacaaaaaagacaaaataaaaaaagaaataaaataaaaaaaccaacaacaagaCGGTGTGTGGATAAGCGGGTAGGGAGGAGGCCCTTGTGAACCAGGTGCCTGCTCGGCTAGGGAAAGCCACTCAGCGAGGCGAGGTGCCCGGGGCCAGGCCGCCCGCCCTGGGGGCGCCCGctgcagggagggaggggagccCGGCCTGGGCCCCGCCTGGCTCTGGGAAAGGAAGTCTCCAAACCAGCTGAGCCCAGAGGCCAGAAGGCCCAGCTCTCCTGCCCCTGCGCCTTTGCCTCCATTCTGCAGCTGCATCACCGGGAGATGAGTTTCCATGGGAACTCAGGAGAGAAGAGGGGGCTTTTATTTTAGCATCCCAGTTCACACTCCTGGGGAGGAGGCGGCCTTGGCCATCTGCTTTGGGCTGGGACTGAGGAGCATGTGAGAGGGGAAGGGGGGTTGGggagcggggggaggggggagacacAGGGCACCCCCAGGCCCTCCGCCCCTGCAGCGCGGCAGCCCCGGCCCCCACTCACCTGCGAACAAACTTGGAGGTGAACTTGCTGAAGAGGTTTCCGGAGGCCCCCCTTCGGCCCTGGCTGTGGCCAGAAGGTGAGGCAGGGGTGACCCCGTAGGGCAGGTTCTGCTGATCCCGCACCTGGCGCAGCTGCCCGGCGTGGAAGGTGCTTCTGCTCGACACCCCGCGGGGGAAGTTGGTCCGTTCGGGGGCTCCCCCGCTGCTGCTGATGTTGTGGGCGGAGGGGGAGGCCACGGGGACCCTCTGGGGAGCGGTACTGCAGGGAGACGAGGAGGGTCAGGGACGGGGGCCCTCGTGCCGGGACCCCTTCCGCAAGACCCACGGCACAGAAGCAGCCATTGCAAAGGGGAGGAAGAGTGAGCAGCCagggcttggggggggggggggggggggggggggggcccgggcgGCCGGAGCACCTGCTGAGCTGAAGCCCGGGGGGCTCAGGGGGGGGGGAGGCTGTCCCAATCCCTCCTCTAACCCTCGGCTTCACCTGCGACGGGGGGCTAAGCCCCTCTAGCTCCCGCCCCAGGAGGAGCAGCCCCAGCACACTTGCCTGGGCCTGGGCACCTCACAGTTATTGTCTGTCGGGGGCAGCCCCGAGGCCTTGTTGGGGTGCACGGAGGCTGACATGGACTTCTGGTGCTGGCGGGGCCGGGCCGCAGAGACAGCGGCGGAGGCAGAGGCCGTGGAGGCCCGGGAGCCCGGCATGGTTAGGCTAGGAGACAAAAAGCAGCCGAGATGCGCAAGGTTGGTTAGGGggagcggcggcggcagcggcccAAGGCCCAGCCCAGGGCAGAGCGAGGGGAGCAAAGGGATGGCAGAGGACACGCGGGCAGCACAGGGGCACGAGCCGGGGCTGAGGGTCAAAGGAGGAGCATGAAGGCCAAGGACAGCAGGTGGAGGAGCGGCGCCCTTGCGGGACCCCCCATGGGATGCACAGCGGCTGGAGCGCCTGGACCTCCCTGGTGAGGTGCCTTCGACTAAAGGGAACCAAAGGGACTCAGGTCGCCCCAGGCCAGCCCGTCACAGCCAAATACCCAAGCCAAGGATCCTTCCCCCCCGACGGCCATCCTGGCCTCCGGGCCCCAGACCCCTCCAGGAAGAGTGGGGCAGCCACAGCCGGCCTCTGGGATGAGGAGCGAGGGCGAGAAAGCAGAGGCTGAGGGGGAAGGGCCCGGGCGGGCTCTGGGGCGCGCTCACCTGTCCTTGCCGTTCTGGACGGAGCTCTGCCCCAGGCTGGCCCGCTCCAGGAGCGGGGAGTTCCGGCTCCTGTTGGTGCTGGTGGAGAGCACGCTGTTCTGTGGGGCACAGGGGGGAGGGGGTCAGCGCTGGGGCCCCGGCACGGGCGGGAGGAGCAggagggggatgggggagggggctcACCGTGGAGGGGCTGGGGGTGGTCTTCTTCCGCTCGAGGCCGGGCAGGGGGCTGGCGGGCACCTTGGCGGTGCTGCTGGCCTTCCGCCCGGACTCCCGCTCCTCCTCGGGCCGCTTGTTCTCAGCGTTGTTACTCTGTGTCTTCTTCGAGTAGGAGTTGGAGGTGGGGATGGCAGGACCAGCTGGGGGCAGAGCAGGGGCAGGGGGTGAGGGGGGCACAGAGAGGcagccctcccccccccacccccagcgtCTCCGAGCACTCACCCTGATCGCTGAAGCGCCGCTGCTTGGGGTTGGCAGAGACACTGCGCTGTACCTTGTGGGACGGGGAGGGGGCGCTGCTGTTGGTCAGTTCTGCCGAAGGCCTCGGCTTCAGCGTGATCGTCTCACCCTCCAGCTGTAAGCCAAGCAGAGCGCCGGGGCCAGGGGGGCGGGCACGTGACCAGAGGAACCGTGGGGGAGCCGCCTCCCGGCATCCCCGGGACAGAGCAAAGCTGCTGGGCCAGGAGaggcgggagggggggggggcggctaCACCAGGGGCACGTGGGTGTGTGTCAGTACATTGAAGGGGAAGGGCAGAAGCCGCGCGGCCGCTCCTTTGGGGCCCAGGGTCCCCGGAGGACGGGCCCACTCACCTCTGAGCTCTTGTAGCCCAGGAGCAGGTAGGTGGCCATGACCTCGTTGTATTTCTGGCCCACCAGGGAGTCCTGGATCTCCTCCCGCGTGTAGCCCATGGAGACCATCAGCTCTGGGGAGCAGCACAAACAGCAGCAGCCGTGAGGTCCCCGCCCTGTGCCCACCTGCCCGCCCGGCCCCCTCCTTCCCAAGGGCCTCACCTGTCCGCCGAGGGTCCTTGTAATCTGGCAGCGGCTCCACATATGGCTTCAGCTCGTCCTCCTCGTGCCCCACATTCATCCACCGGTCTTTCATGATTTGCTGAGGATAAAAGTGGGAAACAAGGGTCGGGGCGAGAGCGCACGCTGCCGGCCCTCACCCCTCACCCAGCGGCTCTTGCCCCCCCACACCTCCAACGTGCCCCTCTTGCTGGGGTTGAGAATAAGGAACTTCTTGAGCAGGTTCTCGCAGTCCGTGGACATGTAGAACGGGATCCGGTACTTCCCCCGCAGCACCCGCTCCCGAAGCTCCTACAAGGGAAGCTGGGGCTCAGGGCCTTTAGTCCTTCCCTGGCCCTGAGCGCAGAAGGGGCCCCCCCTCCCCTGAagcccctccccagcccccacAGCTCCTTGGGAGGGACGGAGGAAGGAGCTGCTGCTGGGGGAGCCCCGGGCTGCCCGAGGCCCGAGGAGGAAGTACCAGGGATGGTTCGTGCCTGCACCTTGCCCCACCTTGAGGTTCTGGCCGTCAAAAGGCAGGGAGCCGCTGACCAGCGTGTAGAGGATGACCCCGAGGCTCCAGACATCCACCTCGGGCCCGTCGTACTTCTTGCCCTGGAAGAGCTCGGGGGCAGCATAGGGGGGGCTGCCGCAGAACGTGTCCAGCTTGGTGCCAAAGGTGAACTCGTTACTGAAGCCAAAGTCGGCGATCTTAATGTTCATGTCGGCGTCCAGCAGCAGGTTTTCtgcctgggagggagggagaggtctTGGGCAGCCCAGAGGGGCGGGGGGGTCCCCAGGGGGCCTTTCCCCAAGTGACTGGGAGGGCCCGCAAGGCACAGCCAGGGAAGGGCAGAGCCTGGCACACAGGAGTGCCCTCTCTGCTGCCAAGGGGCCGAGTCTCCCGGTCGCCTCCCAGGGAGTCGGAGGGACGGGCCTGGCCCCGCAGGAGACACTCACCTTCAGGTCCCTGTGCACAATGAACTTCTGGTGACAGTACTGGACGGCCGATACTATCTGCAAGGGGAGAGCAGGGTGAGGGTGGGGGCGCGGAGGGCCTGCAAGTGGGGAAGGGGGACACCTGTCTGGACCTGGGGCCAGCACCCCCGACCAAGCCCGCGCCAAGGGGCCAGGGACCCACCTGTCGGAACTTTGCTCGAGCCTCTTTTTCCTTCATCCTCCCATGAGCCACCAGGTAATCAAACACCTCTCCTGAAGGGGACAGGGGGCAAGAAAGGTCATGGGAGAGCTCAGGGGCTCGGGTGGGCAGAGGGGATGAGGGATGGGGGTGGACTCACCTCCACTGGCGTACTCCATCACCAGATAAAGGGTCTTCTCCGTCTCAATCACTTCAAATAATTTAACTGCAAGAAAGGGACAGCGCAGGCCGTGGGCATCCAAGAGCCATGTGCGCACAGCCAGGCCCTCGTGTGGCTGACACCCCAGAAGGCCCCCCCTTCCCCGACTCAGGGCCCCTCACATTCACACAGTGCTTTCAAGGCTGACAAAGGACCTTTGCCACAAGCCTCTGAGGTAGACGGGCCAGCAGAAAGGGGGTCCAGCCCTCTCCCCAGCGTCCCCCGGCCTCTGTCCTGACTGGGAGGCAGACCCCAGCACTGGGGGGTCCAGGAGCTCCTGAGGGAGCATTTACGGGTCTGTGACTCCATCCCCTTATCTGTTAAGTGAGGTCAGTGACCTCTCCCTGCAGCCACTCATGGGGCTGTGAGCAAAGCACGCTttccccaaaccccccccccgccccgaaGACTGAACTTTTGGAGAAGTGGGCCCACTGGGGAGAAGACGGGGCCCCTCGAGCCTGCTCTCACCTATGTTGGGATGATTCAAAACCTTCATTATTCTTACTTCCCGGAACagctggaaaataaaatgctgagGGTCACCCTGACTCTGCTTGTGACCTTCTGCTCCACCCCGCCCCCCCAAACTGGATCTCAAAAAAAACAAGGAACAAAAGACAGGAAGTGTCTGCCCTCCTTCCCAGCCTGCCACTCGGCACCGTCCTCTGGGCCAAAGCTGGATGGCAGAAAAGCGGGCAAAACCTGCCTTCCCCAGAGGAATGAGGGCCACCCTGTCCCGTCTCCGACGCAGCCCAACCCGATGAGGGCAGCTGCACGGCGGGGGgcgggaagagacagagagaaagtgtgAAAGGCTCCAGCTCCCTCCCACACCTGACTCTGGCTAAGTGACCGCCGGCCGGGGGCAGGGGATGGAAGGGAGCCCCCCAGGACAGGAAGCCCCCGGCTTTTCTCTCCTTGTGCCTCGCTGCTCCTGGCATTCCCTGACAAGCAGAGCCCTGGTCTGGTTGGAAGAAGCTGCTCCTATATTTAGCTGGTGCCAATTTTAATTAAATCCACCTGCACACACTCATGCTCTCCCGGTGAAACAAGAACGGGCCGAAAGCCATCTACCTCCATGAGAAACAAGTGCAGGGCCGGGCCAGTTCTGGGGACCCAGGCTCCCCTTGCTCTAAGCAGCAGGAAGGCCTCAAGCCCCCTGGCCAGGGCCTGCTTATTTTTGAGCAGGGCGCCTCATTTTTTGGCTTTCAGGGTGTCTGCCTCCAACGTGGCCCCCTCTGCGCTCCCCCTGCTCCTCCGGTGGCCGAAGGGAGCTCAAACCTCGGGCAAGAACTCGGCAGCGATGGGGACCTGTCCCTGGTGACCAGAAGGGCCCAGAATGCCGAGAGCCAGGCCAGGGTCCCTGGGGACTGTCACCAGGCCTTCCGGACCTCAGAATGGCTCAGACCAGAAAAGGCACAAAGTGAGAGTcctctgggagggagggaggggctgcAGCCCCTCGTGAGGTGCATcctgctgggggagggggcatCCTCCTCAGGGCCCAAGGTTCACCAGAATGATATAAgtcttggttaaaaaaaacacacacaaaaaacccgAGCTGAAAAGCCATTTAATTGGCACACTGGGAGGTCAGACCACTTGGCCTCCTGAGGGGTCACAAAATGGTGGCCCACACTTTTTTGAAGGCTACGGCCACGACCACACCAGCTTTGATttcaatggggggggggagggaggagggggctgCAGCCCTTCTATTCCTTGCTCTTTCTTCAGAAAGCACAAAGCAGGGAGGCTGGAAAACCTTAGGAGGGCGCTCACCATTCTGGGGCTCAAGCAGAAGCCAGTCCCCTTTCCTGGTTCTGGCTCCCAGTGGGTCGGGGAGACCGTTCCCAAGAGGCGCCCTCTCCCTGACGGAGTGACCCTGGCCTGGACCCCAGCCCCGGCAATCCTGCAATTTCCCCGGCCCCAACTGTCAGCTCAGGACCCCCTGCCTTCCCCTAGATCAGAGTCCTAGCCCGCAGCCCAGAAACGGGCCCGGCGCCAGTGGAGCAGACCCAAGGGGGTGCATTTTGGGGGCCTGGGAAACAGGCTCCCCAGACCAGGCAGACGCAGAGCCTCCCTCCCCCCCGCCAAGGCCCAGAGGAGAGAGTTCCCACTTCTACTGTTGCTACGACAACCAGCTACTGGCAAGCTTCTCCCTTCTGCAAATAAAAAGCTggctccccctctccttcccagcAGCTTCTCAGTTTCTGGAGCCAAAATCACAACAGTCTGCCTAGGGGCTCTCCCCGGTGGTGAAGGACGTCCCCGGAGCCAACTGCAGGGCGGGGAGGAACCAAATGCCCCGGCCAGGGTCAGCGAAGCCCCCACGACCCCTCATGGGCGGGCGCGAAACCCAGGAGGGAAAGACTCCATCTGCCACCTGGGCTTTGGCCCAGTCTAGCTTCTAAATCCGACTGTCGAGTCACTCCCTACCTAGCCCTGCTCAGCTCCTGGGCGGAGGTTGTCACGGAAACAGCATCAACCATTTCCAGGGGGCTTCACAgaacctgccccccccccccccggctcgTGCGAGGCACTGGCCGTGAGCTAGAACTCGGGGTGCCCTAGACTGAGGGGAGGTTGGCAGGGGGGGGCTCAGGGAGGGGGCCACTTACCTTCTGGAGGCTGGAGGAATTGAGCTGGGTCTTGTCAATGATCTTCACCGCCAcctgaaaggaaggagagaaggtgCTGTGGCCCAAGGGCAGAGCCCAGAGGGGGTGCCCCCCGGAGAGTGCGCACAGAccgcccggccccggccccccgCTCACCTCCTTGCCAGTCAGGACGTGCCGGGCCAGCTTCACTTTGGCAAAGTTGCCCTTGCCGATGGTCTTGAGGAGCCGGTAGTTGCCGATGTGTGGCTGCTCGTCAGCAGAGGTGGCCGAGTTGCGGCCACGGAGCATGTTGGCCTTACTGCTGGGCTTGGTGTCCAGGTGTCCGAGGGCCGGCTGCAGGGAGGAGGCAGGGTCCGGTCAGAGCCATACCCAGCCCCAGGAGAACC of the Sarcophilus harrisii chromosome 6, mSarHar1.11, whole genome shotgun sequence genome contains:
- the MARK2 gene encoding serine/threonine-protein kinase MARK2 isoform X3 encodes the protein MLRGRNSATSADEQPHIGNYRLLKTIGKGNFAKVKLARHVLTGKEVAVKIIDKTQLNSSSLQKLFREVRIMKVLNHPNIVKLFEVIETEKTLYLVMEYASGGEVFDYLVAHGRMKEKEARAKFRQIVSAVQYCHQKFIVHRDLKAENLLLDADMNIKIADFGFSNEFTFGTKLDTFCGSPPYAAPELFQGKKYDGPEVDVWSLGVILYTLVSGSLPFDGQNLKELRERVLRGKYRIPFYMSTDCENLLKKFLILNPSKRGTLEQIMKDRWMNVGHEEDELKPYVEPLPDYKDPRRTELMVSMGYTREEIQDSLVGQKYNEVMATYLLLGYKSSELEGETITLKPRPSAELTNSSAPSPSHKVQRSVSANPKQRRFSDQAGPAIPTSNSYSKKTQSNNAENKRPEEERESGRKASSTAKVPASPLPGLERKKTTPSPSTNSVLSTSTNRSRNSPLLERASLGQSSVQNGKDSLTMPGSRASTASASAAVSAARPRQHQKSMSASVHPNKASGLPPTDNNCEVPRPSTAPQRVPVASPSAHNISSSGGAPERTNFPRGVSSRSTFHAGQLRQVRDQQNLPYGVTPASPSGHSQGRRGASGNLFSKFTSKFVRRNLSFRFARR
- the MARK2 gene encoding serine/threonine-protein kinase MARK2 isoform X1 — translated: MSSARTPLPTLNERDTEQQPALGHLDTKPSSKANMLRGRNSATSADEQPHIGNYRLLKTIGKGNFAKVKLARHVLTGKEVAVKIIDKTQLNSSSLQKLFREVRIMKVLNHPNIVKLFEVIETEKTLYLVMEYASGGEVFDYLVAHGRMKEKEARAKFRQIVSAVQYCHQKFIVHRDLKAENLLLDADMNIKIADFGFSNEFTFGTKLDTFCGSPPYAAPELFQGKKYDGPEVDVWSLGVILYTLVSGSLPFDGQNLKELRERVLRGKYRIPFYMSTDCENLLKKFLILNPSKRGTLEQIMKDRWMNVGHEEDELKPYVEPLPDYKDPRRTELMVSMGYTREEIQDSLVGQKYNEVMATYLLLGYKSSELEGETITLKPRPSAELTNSSAPSPSHKVQRSVSANPKQRRFSDQAGPAIPTSNSYSKKTQSNNAENKRPEEERESGRKASSTAKVPASPLPGLERKKTTPSPSTNSVLSTSTNRSRNSPLLERASLGQSSVQNGKDSLTMPGSRASTASASAAVSAARPRQHQKSMSASVHPNKASGLPPTDNNCEVPRPSTAPQRVPVASPSAHNISSSGGAPERTNFPRGVSSRSTFHAGQLRQVRDQQNLPYGVTPASPSGHSQGRRGASGNLFSKFTSKFVRRNLSFRFARR
- the MARK2 gene encoding serine/threonine-protein kinase MARK2 isoform X2, producing MSSARTPLPTLNERDTEQQPALGHLDTKPSSKANMLRGRNSATSADEQPHIGNYRLLKTIGKGNFAKVKLARHVLTGKEVAVKIIDKTQLNSSSLQKLFREVRIMKVLNHPNIVKLFEVIETEKTLYLVMEYASGGEVFDYLVAHGRMKEKEARAKFRQIVSAVQYCHQKFIVHRDLKAENLLLDADMNIKIADFGFSNEFTFGTKLDTFCGSPPYAAPELFQGKKYDGPEVDVWSLGVILYTLVSGSLPFDGQNLKELRERVLRGKYRIPFYMSTDCENLLKKFLILNPSKRGTLEQIMKDRWMNVGHEEDELKPYVEPLPDYKDPRRTELMVSMGYTREEIQDSLVGQKYNEVMATYLLLGYKSSELEGETITLKPRPSAELTNSSAPSPSHKVQRSVSANPKQRRFSDQAGPAIPTSNSYSKKTQSNNAENKRPEEERESGRKASSTAKVPASPLPGLERKKTTPSPSTNSVLSTSTNRSRNSPLLERASLGQSSVQNGKDSTAPQRVPVASPSAHNISSSGGAPERTNFPRGVSSRSTFHAGQLRQVRDQQNLPYGVTPASPSGHSQGRRGASGNLFSKFTSKFVRRNLSFRFARR